The stretch of DNA ACTCAAACAGATTTGGCGGGGCGCATGGGCAGGCCCATCAAGACTATCAACGAAATCATCAAAGGGAAGGCATCAATAACCCCGGATACCGCTATTCAGTTGGAGAATGTTCTTGGAATACCCGCGCGCTTCTGGTTGGAGCGGGATCGGCACTATCAGGAATTCTTGGCGCGAAGGAGGTCCAGAGAGGAACTGGATTCACAAAAGGAATGGCTCAAGCGGCTTCCAGTCTCTTCGATGGTGAAGCTTGGGTGGATGCCGAGGCATGCCGATCCGGCAGACCAGGTGAAGGCGGCGCTTGAGTTCTTCGGTGTAGCATCTCCGACCGCTTGGGAGAGTGTGTGGCTGCAGCGTAATGCGGCTGCCAGGAAGTCCGCTGCTTTCAATGCGGACCCTGGGGCGTTTGCAGCTTGGCTGCGACGAGGAGAACTGGAGGGCAGGGCGATTGAGTGTGCCGCGTACGGGCGGAAGAAGTTCAGACAGGCGTTGCGCGCAATCAGGGGATTGACTCGTGAAACCCCGGAAGTGTTCCTTCCGGAGCTGCAGAGGCTATGCGCAGATGCGGGCGTGGCTGCGGTGTTTGTTCCCGAATTGCCTGGGTGCCGGGCATCCGGGGGGACTCAGTGGGTTGGCGCATCCAAGGCCGTG from Bacillota bacterium encodes:
- a CDS encoding ImmA/IrrE family metallo-endopeptidase, with the translated sequence TQTDLAGRMGRPIKTINEIIKGKASITPDTAIQLENVLGIPARFWLERDRHYQEFLARRRSREELDSQKEWLKRLPVSSMVKLGWMPRHADPADQVKAALEFFGVASPTAWESVWLQRNAAARKSAAFNADPGAFAAWLRRGELEGRAIECAAYGRKKFRQALRAIRGLTRETPEVFLPELQRLCADAGVAAVFVPELPGCRASGGTQWVGASKAVIQLSARYKTNDQLWFTFFHEAGHVLFHSKKAIFVDDGQISDELEAEADQFSADLLIPPQRYTEFLSQRGRISSSRVQRFADDLGIAPGIVVGRLQHDGVISFDMLNGLKDRFELIQADCRNQFLPNPRPLSEP